CAATGTCATATGAATGTTACTCAGACCCTGTCGTCATATATACACTAAATACGTGAGTTGGTTTTTGAAATAACATGTAAGATTTTCTTTTCTTTCTATGCTTTCTGGGTGAACGTAAACAAGCCGTTTGTCTTAGTTGACCCTGAACTTTCCTTCAGGTTTCATTCTAATAGAGAACTACAGTAATTGTTAGGTTCTAGAACTCACTACTCTTCCACACAGTTACCAGATGCCACTGGATCGACCACCTGGGGGGGCCAGAATCCTTGCAGAAGATCTCTTTGGGATTTTATCATCAACCTGGGCACCTGGAGAGATTGATAAAACAACGTGGCAAATAGCAATCTGTTAGGTTCACAAAATGTAGCTAATTGTGCATCTTTCCAGTAGAGATTGAAACACatagatatagtagatactgCATTAGAGCTGGTGGTTAATAAAGTTATATAGGCCTTAAGAGGGAGAGATGCAAATGATACAATTCCAAATTGCAaagcgatgtgtgtgtgtgtgtgtgtgtgtgtgtgtgtgtgtgtgtgtgtgtgtgtgtgtgtgtgtgtgtgtgtgtgtgtgtgtgtgtgtgtgtgtgtgtgtgtgtgtgtgtgtgtgtgtgtgtgtgtgtgtgtgtgtgtgtgttaccagagAGGCTGAAGCTGGACTCATGcaggtctctctgtcctccgtgCTTGGTGTGTGGTCGTGTTGGAGTGTCCCCGTCACATGGTCCACAGTCCTTCTTCCCAGAATTCATCAACGCCACATCTCCTACGTAGGGCTCACGCTCCACGGCCTTCAGGGTctgacactgagagagagagacacacacacgtgcacacgagTAAGCAgagatgcaaacacacacacacacacacacacacacacacacacacacacacacacacacacacacacacacacacacacacacacacacacacacacacacacacacacacacacacacacacacacacacacacacacacacacacacacaataatttgTCTCTGGTTATACACACAGTCATAACACAGGAATAATACTTTATGACAATCAAGACAATCTGAAGCAGGTACGGAAAGTGTATGTGATTCAAAGATCACCTTTCATCTGCGGCAAAATTCATAGGTAAAGGAACATTTTCAAATCCACATCCTGTTGATGGCTTTTTAGAATACCTTCTCCCGCTGCACCATCTTCTTGTAGAGGTAGTCAGGGAAGGTTCTGAGAGGATAGAACTTCCCAGAGCCCTCGGAGCACGTGAACACTCCGTTCTCATAGACCAAACGACCACGGCTAATGGTAACCAGTGGGACACCATGGCAGCGAAGACTCTCGTACAGGTTGTAGTCTCCACCCTGCACCTGTGTGTCCACAGATATGGTCCTGGACACAGAGAAATATATTGTTTTAACACATACAATAGGTTATTGGTCTCGTGTGGCTCAGTTGATAAGAAAAGTATCTGGTaagtggcatatattattattgttactctatactggggcggcagggtagcctagtggttataatgTTATACTAGTAACtgtaaaggttgcaagttcaaatccccaagctgacaaggtacaaatctgtcgttctgcccctgaacaggcagttaacctattgaaaataagaatttgttcttaactgacttgcctatttaaataaaggtaaaaaaaataaattaaattaaattaaaataagtaCTCTTAGAGGTAAATGTTCCTGAAATAACCTTTTGGGTTGCCACACCGGCATAATCTTTCTAGTTGAAAAAGGTTCCAAGAGGAACCCCTCTGAAAAGGGTATTCGGGGAACCCCTGTGTAAAGGTTCAAACCGGAATATTTTTGTGATAACATATTTTTccttttttaatacatttacatttacatttaagtcatttagcagacgctcttatccagagcgacttacaaataataatatattgtagAGGTGTCAGCCTATCAGATAGGAGGCGTGGCTTATTTTAGGCGTGGCTTATTTTAGGCGTGGCTTTCAggtagttatttttggccacccgttaatgtaaatgtcattcctgttcatcaTGTTACGTTTGAATACTGTAAATTTGAAAAAGTTATTGAACATTTTTGTATATTACATACTTTTATATAATAATAACATTATTGATTACATATAGTAATAAAGTTGCATAAGCATCTTGAGGAACTCACCTCTGTTAGCCTCATTAACTCTAAAGGGTGGCCCAAAAAATATCTATCTGAAAGCCACATCAGGGTTCCCCAGGAACCCATTGCTACATTGAACCATTAAAGATTCCTCCAAGAACCCCTCAACTAACCAAAGGTGCAAATATGAACCGTTTAGTCGCCACTAATTCTAAGAGTGTATAAAAGAAAAATCCTTAGCATCCCCCAGAGGGTAAACGGTCGCCGTAGCGGTAGTAgtgagaagggagggagtgaggggaccGTGGATACGGTTACATACCTGGTCCCTTCAGGGTCCCAGACCACCACGTCAGCGTCAGCCCCTGGGATGATCCTACCCTTCCTGGGGTACAGGTTGTAGATCTTAGCTGCGTTGGAGCTGGTCACCGCAACAAAACGGTTCTCGTCCATCTTGCCTCCGACCTACAGTAGCAGAGGGTCAAAATGCCCCATGTCAGAGGGAGCAAACCTGTTATCAACATGTCAAGCACTAAACTCAAACAGCATATGTGTTTGACGGGGACCACGGCACAACAAATATTGCAACAGATACATGTCCAACGGCAACAAGGTATCACGGTAGTAGTTAGTTACAGCAGTCACAATAGCAGATCCCAACCTTTCTGTTGTCTTTCTATACAGCCGTAGATCTTTGCCTAAGTACAAACAGAGATACATCACGTTTGCTTaccactcctctctcccagatGACGCTCATGCGGTCCTGGGTGCCCGGGACTCCGTGGGGGATCTTTGTGAAGTCGTCCTTGCCCATAGCCTTCTGTTTGGTGGTGAAGGGGCGGTGGTCAGACGCCACTACGTTCAGTGTGTCACTATAGCGtgtcagagagaaggaggaggggataggtcaGGGGGGAAATATAGGGGACGCAAATATCAATTCTATTAACTTTGATAACACTGTGTTCAGAGTTTCACTGTTGAAgcacaattattatttatttttttaccccctttttctccccaatttcgtggtatccaattgttagtagttactgtcttgtctcatcgctacaactcccgtacgggctcgggagagacgaaggtcgcgagccatgcgtcctccgaaacacaacccaaccaagccgcattgcttcttaacacagcgtgcatccaacccggaagccagccgcaccaatgtgtcagaggaaacaccgtacacctagcgacctggtcagcgtgcactgcgcccggcccaccacaggagttgctggtgtgcgatgagacaaggatatccctaccggccaaaccctccctaacccggacgacgctaggtcaATTGTGCGTCGTCCCATGGATCTCCCCGtcacggccagctgcgacagagcctgggctcgaacccagggtctctggagGCACTGCATAGCCTTAGCCGACTGCGCGACCCGGGAGGTCCCTCAGGGGGGACATTTTGTTGAAATGTTATAATACCAACAGCAAAAATGATTTATATATATTAATGAGAGCTACAAGCGCTGTTAAGACTGGTGCCTGGATTCAATCCAACACAGATGTATGATTTGGGCACAGCTGTAGAATTTAAAGGCACTTTCCCAGACATCACATTCACTGAATAAATCACCTTCAGCAGGGTACAAAGGAAATGTGCCCCTCTTACTTCCCAAGTAGACTCatcaggtaggtgtgtgtgtgtgtgtgtgtgtggtgtgtgtgtgtgtgtgtgctcttacTTCCCAAGTAGACTCatcaggtaggtgtgtgtgtgtgctcttacTTTCCCAGTAGACTCATCAGgtaggtacgtgtgtgtgtgtgtgtgtgtgtgtgtgtgtgtgtgtgtgtgtgtgtgtgtgtgtgtgtgtgtgtgtgtgtgtgtgtgtgtgtgtgcgtgcgtgcgtgcgtgcgtgtgtgctctTACTTTCCCAGTAGACTCATCAGGTAGTTGGGTGTGTTTGGGTCCAGGCGTAGAGGAGGAACAGTGACGTAGGCTGCAGCATGGGCCCAGTCCTGATGGTAGTACTGCAGACCGTTCAGCACCGCATGGGCTGTGGTCGTCTCCCCATGGACCACTTTACCTATAGGCAGATTATATAGATGGATTTATACAtatccatatacagtgccttcggaaagtattcagaccccttgactttttctgcattttgttacgttacagccttattcaaaaaattACTCAAtcgtttttcccccctcatcaatctacacacaataccccataatgacaaagcaaaaaacagttttttagaaatattagctaatttatataaatataaaaaacttgaatattacatttacataagtattcaaaccctttactcagtactttgttgaagcacctttggcagtgattacagcatcgagtcttcttaggtatgacactacaagcttggcacacctgtatttggggagtttttcccattcttctctgcagatcctctcaagctctgtcaggttgggtggggagcgttgcagcacagctattttcagctctctccagaggtgttcgatcgggttcaagtccaggctctgactgggcaactcaaggacattcagagacttgtccccaagccattccagcattgtcttggctgtgtgcttagggtcattgtcctgttgtaaggtgaaccacaccagtctgaggtcctgagtgctttggagcaggttttcatcaaggatctctctgtactttgctccgttcatctttgcctcgatcctgactagtcttccctTCCCTCCGCTGAAAAacaatccccacagcatgattctgccaccaaagagttcaatcttggtttcatcagaccagataatcttgtttctcatggtctgagagtctttaggtgccttttttcaAACTACAAGTGGGCGGTCATGtgccctttactgaggagtggcttccgtctgataaaggcctgattggtggagtgctgcagagatggttttccttctgggaggttctcccatctccacagagaaactctggagctctgtcagagtgaccaccgggttcttggtcacctccctgaccaaggcccttctctcctgattgctccgtttggccgggcggacagctttaggaagagtctcggtggttccaaacttcttccatttaagaatgatggaggccactgtgttcttggggaccttcaatgctgcagataatCTTTagggtaaccttccccagatctgtgcctcgacacaatcctgtctcggagctctaaggacaattccttcgacctccttggcttggtttttgctctgacattcactgtcaactgtgggaccttatatagacaggtgtgtgcctgtccaaatcatgtctaatcaattgaatttaccacaagtggactcgtgtgtagattgctgaggatttttttttaattaatcaattttagaataaggctgtatcgttacaaaatgtagaaaaagtcaaggggtctgaatactttctgaagccactgGACTGTGATGTGTAGTATTGGCCagttactgtaactaactaactaactaactgacagacagacagacag
This sequence is a window from Oncorhynchus gorbuscha isolate QuinsamMale2020 ecotype Even-year linkage group LG17, OgorEven_v1.0, whole genome shotgun sequence. Protein-coding genes within it:
- the LOC124002244 gene encoding dihydropyrimidinase-related protein 5-like → MSSSSATTRILIKGGKVVNDDVTQEADVYIENGIIQQVGEGLMIPGGAKVIDASGKLVLPGGIDTSVHLQQSFMNATTVDDYYSGTKAALAGGTTMVIGHVLPEKNESLLEAYEKARSQADNKACCDYALHMGVTWWGPKVRAEMESLVRDKGINSFQMFMAYKDLFMLRDSELFQALQNCKDIGAVARVHAENGELVAEGAKEALDLGISGPEGIEISRPEELEAEATHRAITIANRAHCPIYLVNVSSMSAGDVLATAKMQGKVVHGETTTAHAVLNGLQYYHQDWAHAAAYVTVPPLRLDPNTPNYLMSLLGNDTLNVVASDHRPFTTKQKAMGKDDFTKIPHGVPGTQDRMSVIWERGVVGGKMDENRFVAVTSSNAAKIYNLYPRKGRIIPGADADVVVWDPEGTRTISVDTQVQGGDYNLYESLRCHGVPLVTISRGRLVYENGVFTCSEGSGKFYPLRTFPDYLYKKMVQREKCQTLKAVEREPYVGDVALMNSGKKDCGPCDGDTPTRPHTKHGGQRDLHESSFSLSGAQVDDKIPKRSSARILAPPGGRSSGIW